A window from Pseudomonas alloputida encodes these proteins:
- a CDS encoding VOC family protein has product MNILGLDALVFGVDDIQACADCLRDYGLDAVQLDGDGGRFEALDGTSIIIRRGDDPGLPPALGPTPSLRETVYGVASSTDLAAIADELGRDREVRRDASGALHTFDDLGFAIAFQVTCRRPFDAPADLTNAPGSAPQRPINQLGIAPDMPALPRTLSHVVYFVPDAAKGEAFYRDRLGFVTTDSFIGVGPFMRTAAMDDHHCLFMIQTPPHMQGCEHFTFHMGSGTEVLLAGTRFQQQGWTSFWGPGRHLLGSNWFWYFNSPLGCHIEYDADMDKHDDAWAARQAPMSADNSQLFLFASREKWAPSGPPAKQG; this is encoded by the coding sequence ATGAATATTCTTGGTCTCGACGCGCTGGTGTTTGGCGTCGACGATATCCAGGCCTGTGCCGATTGCCTGCGTGACTATGGCCTTGATGCCGTTCAACTGGACGGCGACGGTGGCCGTTTCGAGGCGCTGGACGGCACCTCGATCATTATCCGCCGCGGCGACGACCCTGGCCTGCCGCCAGCGCTGGGGCCGACCCCATCGCTGCGCGAGACCGTTTACGGCGTCGCTTCGAGCACCGATCTGGCGGCCATCGCCGACGAGCTGGGCCGTGATCGCGAAGTGCGGCGCGACGCCAGCGGCGCGTTGCACACCTTCGACGACCTGGGCTTTGCCATTGCCTTCCAGGTGACCTGCCGTCGCCCCTTCGACGCGCCGGCCGACCTTACCAACGCCCCCGGTAGCGCACCGCAGCGCCCGATCAACCAGCTGGGCATTGCCCCGGACATGCCGGCCTTGCCGCGCACCTTGTCCCACGTGGTGTACTTCGTACCCGATGCGGCCAAGGGCGAAGCGTTCTACCGCGATCGCCTGGGCTTCGTCACCACCGACAGCTTCATAGGCGTCGGCCCGTTCATGCGCACCGCCGCCATGGACGATCACCACTGCCTGTTCATGATCCAGACCCCACCGCACATGCAGGGTTGCGAGCACTTCACCTTCCATATGGGCAGCGGCACCGAGGTCCTGCTGGCCGGTACGCGTTTCCAGCAGCAGGGCTGGACCAGCTTCTGGGGCCCGGGCCGACACCTGCTGGGTTCCAACTGGTTCTGGTACTTCAACAGCCCGCTGGGCTGCCACATCGAGTACGACGCCGACATGGACAAGCACGATGACGCATGGGCGGCGCGTCAGGCGCCGATGTCGGCCGACAACTCGCAGCTGTTCCTGTTCGCCTCGCGGGAGAAATGGGCACCCAGCGGCCCACCTGCGAAGCAGGGTTGA
- a CDS encoding LysR family transcriptional regulator has translation MRFHHLDLNLLVALDILLEEQNITRAAERLHMTQSATSGVLGRLRTFFEDELLVQVGRKMQPTPYALELAKPVREVLLTIRASITAKPVFDPAASKRHFRLVASDYLISVVFAQVIQKIHQEAPQITFEMIGPGDSSAELLMRGEVDMMIVPERYLIEGHPAQLLFEEDHVCVVWRDNPEVGEHLTLEQYMQMGHISVGFGRNRHLSIEDWFMNQYGFNRRLEVITNDFNTLPQLLVGTVRVATMHRRLAELYAGYLPLRLLPPPVKIPVMREFMLWHRSMDGDPMHRWLRERISDVIQCASTQPDALRATA, from the coding sequence ATGCGCTTTCACCACCTGGACTTGAACCTGCTGGTTGCCCTGGACATCCTGCTCGAGGAGCAAAACATCACACGCGCCGCCGAGCGCCTGCACATGACTCAATCGGCTACCAGTGGGGTGCTGGGGCGTTTGCGAACGTTTTTCGAGGATGAGTTGCTGGTGCAGGTCGGCCGCAAGATGCAGCCCACTCCCTATGCTCTGGAACTGGCCAAGCCGGTACGCGAGGTGCTGCTGACCATTCGCGCCTCGATAACGGCCAAGCCGGTGTTCGATCCGGCCGCCAGCAAGCGACACTTCCGCCTGGTGGCCTCGGACTACCTGATCAGTGTGGTATTCGCTCAGGTCATCCAGAAAATCCATCAGGAGGCGCCGCAGATTACCTTCGAGATGATCGGCCCAGGCGACAGTAGCGCCGAATTGCTGATGCGCGGCGAGGTCGACATGATGATCGTGCCCGAGCGCTATCTCATCGAGGGCCATCCGGCGCAGCTGCTGTTCGAGGAAGATCATGTCTGCGTGGTGTGGCGCGACAACCCCGAGGTGGGCGAGCATCTGACACTTGAGCAGTACATGCAGATGGGCCACATCTCGGTAGGCTTTGGCCGCAACCGTCACTTGAGCATCGAGGACTGGTTCATGAACCAGTACGGCTTCAATCGGCGGCTGGAAGTCATCACCAACGACTTCAACACCCTGCCCCAGTTGTTGGTGGGCACCGTACGGGTCGCCACCATGCACCGCCGACTGGCCGAACTCTATGCCGGCTACCTGCCGCTGCGCCTGTTGCCACCGCCAGTGAAGATCCCGGTTATGCGTGAATTCATGCTGTGGCACCGCAGCATGGACGGCGACCCCATGCACAGATGGCTTCGCGAGCGCATCAGCGATGTCATTCAGTGCGCCAGCACGCAGCCAGATGCTCTGCGCGCCACCGCCTGA
- a CDS encoding helix-turn-helix transcriptional regulator, with protein sequence MTLENYQAIAESIALLLYPHAEVVIHEIRSQTIVHIANNFSHRKLGDDSALGPELGDLLKGTNLGPYEKLNWNGQKVRSISAVLHNPQGEAEYLMCINLNVSVLEQARVALDAFFQMSRLEPQPDALFRNDWQERINTFLQAWLQAHNLSLQTLKMKDKRNLVLALHAEGAFEGRSGADYVANVLSMGRATVYKYLKEVRA encoded by the coding sequence ATGACACTGGAAAATTACCAGGCAATCGCTGAAAGCATTGCCCTGCTGCTGTACCCCCACGCGGAAGTCGTCATTCATGAGATACGCAGTCAGACAATCGTTCATATCGCCAATAATTTCTCACATCGCAAGCTCGGCGATGATTCGGCACTCGGTCCAGAACTGGGGGACCTTTTGAAGGGTACCAACCTTGGTCCCTACGAGAAGCTCAACTGGAACGGGCAGAAGGTCCGCTCGATCAGTGCTGTGCTGCACAATCCGCAAGGCGAAGCCGAGTATCTGATGTGCATCAATCTGAACGTGTCGGTGCTGGAACAGGCGCGTGTGGCATTGGATGCGTTCTTCCAGATGAGTCGGCTGGAGCCGCAACCGGATGCGTTGTTCCGCAACGATTGGCAGGAGCGCATCAACACCTTCCTGCAAGCGTGGCTGCAGGCGCATAACCTGTCGCTGCAGACCCTGAAGATGAAAGACAAACGCAACCTTGTCCTGGCCTTGCATGCCGAGGGTGCATTCGAGGGGCGCAGCGGCGCCGATTACGTTGCCAACGTCCTCAGCATGGGGCGGGCCACCGTGTACAAATACCTGAAGGAAGTCAGGGCCTAG
- a CDS encoding GlcG/HbpS family heme-binding protein — protein sequence MTTLNFELAVQLAVATLHQARALNLKPMAAAVLDSAGHPLAVLRDEQASFLRPQIATGKARGCLGLGFGGRELARRAQTMPAFFDAINSLTGGEVIPVAGGVLLRDAEGRLLGAIGVSGDTSDNDERCALLAIEALGLIGDSGDLQP from the coding sequence ATGACAACGCTCAACTTCGAACTGGCAGTGCAACTGGCGGTCGCGACCCTGCACCAGGCACGCGCTTTGAACCTCAAGCCTATGGCCGCAGCGGTGCTCGACAGCGCCGGCCACCCGTTGGCGGTGCTGCGCGATGAGCAGGCCAGCTTCCTGCGCCCGCAGATCGCCACCGGCAAGGCCCGCGGCTGCCTGGGCCTGGGCTTCGGCGGCCGCGAACTGGCGCGCCGCGCCCAGACCATGCCGGCGTTCTTCGATGCCATCAACAGCCTCACCGGTGGCGAGGTGATTCCGGTCGCCGGCGGCGTTCTTCTGCGCGATGCAGAAGGTCGCCTGCTGGGCGCCATCGGCGTCAGTGGCGATACCTCGGACAACGATGAGCGGTGCGCGCTGCTGGCCATCGAAGCGCTCGGGCTGATCGGCGACAGCGGCGATCTTCAGCCCTGA
- a CDS encoding metal-dependent hydrolase family protein yields the protein MSALHLHCSTLFDGTGLHTRQRQTLIIEDGVIRHVGPTAEAPRPQPGDREAHGQFVMPGLVDVHTHLAFGNAQSEEDIDIWTSDEFRALRGLFFAQHVLAAGVTSMVCPGDSGQLSIAVRNTVNAGLFEGPRIAASSRVITNRQSLNDWFPTRVGAPEYFTAALVTSRDDAIAQIRKQAKDGVDLIKIAMDGTHRRPNGEIIAAFTADETREMVYEAHRLGCRVATHAYGREAVMCAAKAGVDLVFHAFYMDDACIEALLEAGSVLAPTMTFPQNTVDFCQPHDPAISTGYAAYCARTLELGAPVLKRAKAAGVPFACGSDSGFAVTPYGEWHARELELLVRHLDFTPAEALFAATHVGARLMPRGETLGTLEPGKQADLLVLDGSPLDDIRILQDRARLQAVYKAGEPVRLQRTAYNPKQVSDFNSLKWTDLYTRDRVSELGKWRL from the coding sequence ATGAGTGCCCTGCACCTGCACTGCTCCACCCTGTTCGACGGCACTGGCCTGCACACCCGCCAACGACAGACATTGATCATCGAAGACGGCGTGATCCGCCATGTCGGGCCAACCGCCGAGGCACCCCGTCCACAACCCGGCGACCGTGAAGCCCACGGCCAGTTCGTCATGCCCGGGCTGGTGGACGTGCACACCCACCTGGCGTTTGGCAATGCCCAGAGCGAGGAAGACATCGACATCTGGACCAGCGACGAGTTTCGCGCCCTGCGGGGGCTGTTCTTCGCTCAGCACGTTCTGGCTGCCGGCGTGACGTCCATGGTCTGCCCCGGCGACAGTGGCCAACTCAGCATTGCCGTGCGCAATACGGTCAACGCCGGACTGTTCGAAGGCCCCCGTATCGCTGCAAGCAGCCGAGTCATCACCAATCGACAGAGCCTGAACGACTGGTTCCCCACCCGCGTCGGCGCCCCTGAGTACTTCACCGCCGCGCTGGTCACCAGCCGTGACGATGCCATTGCCCAGATCCGCAAGCAGGCCAAGGACGGCGTGGACCTGATCAAGATCGCCATGGACGGCACCCACCGTCGCCCCAACGGTGAAATCATCGCCGCTTTCACCGCCGACGAGACCCGTGAGATGGTCTACGAAGCTCATCGCCTCGGCTGCCGGGTGGCTACCCACGCCTATGGCCGGGAAGCGGTGATGTGCGCGGCCAAGGCTGGCGTCGACCTGGTGTTCCACGCCTTCTACATGGATGACGCCTGCATCGAAGCGCTGCTTGAGGCTGGCAGCGTGCTCGCTCCGACCATGACCTTCCCGCAGAACACCGTCGACTTCTGCCAGCCCCATGACCCCGCTATCAGCACCGGCTACGCCGCCTACTGCGCCCGGACCCTCGAGCTCGGCGCGCCGGTACTCAAGCGTGCCAAGGCCGCCGGCGTACCCTTCGCCTGCGGCAGCGACAGCGGCTTTGCTGTCACACCCTATGGCGAATGGCACGCTCGCGAACTGGAGCTGCTGGTACGGCATCTGGACTTCACCCCGGCCGAAGCGTTATTCGCCGCAACCCATGTCGGCGCACGCTTGATGCCGCGCGGCGAGACGCTCGGCACCCTGGAACCGGGCAAACAGGCCGACCTGCTGGTGCTCGACGGTTCGCCCCTGGACGACATCCGCATCCTTCAAGACCGCGCTCGGCTGCAGGCGGTGTACAAGGCCGGCGAGCCGGTACGGCTGCAACGCACCGCCTACAACCCCAAGCAGGTGTCGGACTTCAATTCGCTGAAATGGACCGACCTCTACACCCGCGACCGCGTGTCCGAACTCGGCAAATGGAGGCTGTGA
- a CDS encoding Rieske (2Fe-2S) protein: MAWVELCRLDELGEGQARGFDPQGRGADSLFALRYLGQVRVYRNLCPHLMVPLEYRKNRFLSADGQWIVCYAHGARFTPEDGTCVHGPCRGEALEALDHKEAGGWLLLPLEQLDR; encoded by the coding sequence ATGGCGTGGGTGGAGCTGTGCCGGCTCGATGAGCTGGGCGAGGGTCAAGCGCGCGGTTTCGACCCACAGGGCAGGGGCGCGGACAGCCTGTTCGCCCTTCGGTACCTGGGCCAGGTACGCGTCTACCGCAACCTGTGCCCGCATTTGATGGTGCCCCTGGAGTACCGCAAGAACCGCTTTTTGAGCGCCGATGGCCAGTGGATCGTCTGCTACGCCCACGGCGCGCGCTTCACGCCCGAAGACGGCACTTGCGTTCACGGCCCCTGCCGAGGCGAAGCCTTGGAGGCACTCGATCACAAGGAAGCGGGCGGCTGGCTGCTATTGCCGCTTGAGCAGCTCGATCGCTGA
- the codA gene encoding cytosine deaminase, with product MNIINARLRGKPGLFRVELNGERIAAIVPQTDVVASATANDLDAGQNLVVAPFVEPHIHLDATLTAGEPKWNMSGTLFEGIERWSERKEITTQDDIKTRAKKTIGMLVDHGIQHVRTHVDVTDPKLTALKVMVEVRDEVRELIDLQIVAFPQEGIESYANGRALMTEAVAIGADVVGGIPHFENTRDQGVSSVKFLMDLAERTGCLVDVHCDETDDPQSRFLEVLAEEARVRGMGARVTASHTVAMGSYDNAYCYKLFRLLKLSGINFVSCPTESIHLQGRFDNYPKRRGVTRVAEIDRAGMNVCFGQDSIVDPWYPLGNGNILRILEAGLHICHMLGYEDLQRCLDLITDNSARTLNLGERYGIEVGRPANLLLLSAPDDYEMVRSQGHALVSVRNGKVLMQRTPAQVQRLR from the coding sequence ATGAACATCATCAACGCACGCCTGCGCGGCAAGCCTGGCCTGTTCCGCGTCGAACTGAACGGCGAGCGCATTGCCGCCATCGTGCCCCAGACCGACGTCGTGGCTTCCGCTACGGCCAATGACCTGGACGCCGGGCAAAACCTGGTGGTCGCGCCCTTTGTCGAGCCGCACATTCATCTTGATGCCACGCTGACCGCGGGTGAGCCGAAGTGGAATATGAGCGGCACGTTGTTCGAAGGCATTGAACGCTGGTCGGAGCGCAAGGAAATCACCACTCAGGACGACATCAAGACCCGTGCGAAAAAAACCATCGGCATGCTGGTGGACCACGGTATCCAGCATGTGCGCACCCATGTCGATGTGACCGACCCGAAACTCACCGCGCTCAAGGTCATGGTCGAGGTGCGTGACGAGGTGCGTGAGCTGATCGACCTGCAGATTGTCGCCTTCCCGCAGGAGGGCATCGAGTCGTACGCCAACGGCCGGGCGCTGATGACTGAAGCCGTGGCGATTGGCGCCGATGTCGTCGGCGGCATTCCGCATTTCGAAAATACCCGCGACCAGGGGGTATCGTCGGTGAAGTTTCTGATGGACCTGGCCGAGCGCACCGGCTGCCTGGTGGATGTGCACTGCGACGAGACCGACGACCCGCAATCACGTTTCCTCGAAGTGTTGGCCGAAGAAGCCCGGGTACGCGGCATGGGGGCCCGGGTCACGGCCAGCCACACCGTGGCCATGGGCTCGTATGACAATGCGTATTGCTACAAGCTGTTCCGCCTGCTCAAGCTGTCGGGCATCAACTTCGTGTCGTGCCCGACCGAGAGCATTCACCTGCAAGGGCGCTTCGACAACTACCCGAAACGTCGTGGTGTGACCCGCGTGGCCGAGATCGACCGCGCCGGCATGAACGTGTGCTTCGGCCAGGACTCCATCGTCGACCCGTGGTACCCACTGGGCAATGGCAATATCCTGCGCATTCTCGAAGCCGGCCTGCACATCTGTCACATGCTTGGGTATGAAGACCTGCAGCGCTGCCTGGACCTGATTACCGACAACAGCGCCCGCACCCTGAACCTGGGCGAGCGCTATGGCATAGAGGTAGGGCGGCCGGCGAACCTGTTGCTGCTGTCGGCGCCGGATGATTACGAGATGGTGCGCAGCCAGGGGCACGCGTTGGTGTCGGTACGCAATGGCAAGGTGCTGATGCAGCGCACGCCAGCGCAGGTGCAACGTTTGCGCTGA
- a CDS encoding PucR family transcriptional regulator, whose translation MSLALDEILHLPGLHEMQVRAGARNLQRRVRWPYVAENEGIAEWVMGGELVFVTGINHPRGEANLLSLVEDGDAVGIAGMVILTGGSFIQSIPAPVVARAEQLGLPLIEQPYALKMVVVTHLIGTALVQMSQVRRSRNDILGQLLTGDYPSLAIARQRAAHLQLALDKPRRLLALRLTGVNALFERQGLAHGERTWQATRQALEDQLEAWCRQRPGSVTAQLPGDLFVVLLADTQDLPETLGALYRQLQAATGELGLYMGLSSLADDCAHYRQALNEARQALDVAQHLRPANGYCNFSELGVLRLLQGIVDRSLVDDFVSRTLGPLIAPGRKHAHALVHTLDALLMENGNGLKAAQRLGLHRNTINQRIQRIEQLSGQSLDDPLFRMNASVAMLVWRMSEAHGKE comes from the coding sequence GTGAGCCTGGCGCTGGACGAGATACTGCATTTGCCCGGTCTGCACGAAATGCAGGTGCGGGCCGGAGCGCGCAACCTGCAGCGGCGGGTACGCTGGCCTTACGTGGCGGAGAACGAGGGTATCGCCGAATGGGTGATGGGCGGTGAACTGGTATTCGTCACCGGCATCAACCACCCGCGCGGCGAAGCCAACCTGCTGAGCCTGGTGGAGGATGGCGACGCCGTGGGCATTGCCGGCATGGTGATTCTCACCGGCGGCAGTTTCATCCAGAGCATCCCGGCGCCCGTTGTCGCGCGCGCCGAGCAACTGGGCTTGCCACTGATCGAACAGCCCTACGCGCTGAAGATGGTGGTGGTCACCCACCTGATCGGCACTGCACTGGTGCAAATGAGCCAGGTACGCCGCTCGCGCAACGACATCCTTGGCCAACTGCTCACAGGCGACTACCCGAGCCTGGCAATTGCCCGGCAACGGGCAGCACACCTGCAACTGGCGCTGGATAAACCGCGGCGCCTGCTGGCGTTGCGCCTGACGGGCGTGAACGCCTTGTTCGAGCGCCAAGGGCTGGCGCACGGCGAGCGTACCTGGCAAGCCACCCGCCAGGCCCTGGAAGACCAGCTCGAAGCCTGGTGCCGCCAGCGCCCCGGCAGTGTGACGGCGCAGTTGCCGGGCGACCTGTTCGTGGTGCTGCTGGCCGATACACAGGACTTACCCGAGACGTTGGGCGCGCTGTACCGGCAGCTGCAAGCCGCGACAGGTGAACTGGGCCTCTACATGGGCCTGTCGAGCCTCGCTGACGATTGCGCGCACTATCGCCAGGCCCTCAACGAGGCACGCCAGGCGCTGGATGTGGCGCAGCATCTGCGCCCGGCCAACGGCTATTGCAACTTCAGCGAGCTCGGCGTATTGCGCCTGCTGCAAGGTATTGTCGACCGTTCGCTGGTCGATGATTTCGTCAGCCGCACCCTCGGCCCGCTGATCGCCCCTGGACGCAAACACGCCCATGCTTTGGTGCATACCCTCGACGCCTTGCTCATGGAAAATGGCAACGGGCTCAAGGCCGCACAGCGTCTGGGGCTGCACCGCAACACGATCAATCAGCGCATCCAGCGCATCGAACAACTGAGCGGGCAGTCGCTGGACGACCCGCTTTTTCGCATGAATGCTTCGGTCGCCATGCTGGTATGGCGCATGAGCGAAGCCCACGGCAAGGAGTAA
- a CDS encoding ornithine cyclodeaminase family protein, with the protein MRVFSKAQIVAHFNPELAVSQLEEGFIAYSEGKVQVPPVQGFAFKGANGDCCVKSAYIEGSPTFTVKLSTGFYDNPSKGLPSNDGLMLVLSAHTGQPLALLQDQGWLTAMRTALAGRIAARLLAPSQVKAIGILGTGMQAQMQLEQLRAVTDCRQVIVWGRHERGLAAYTAFARELGFAVHSTQDAAEVAGAANLIVCTTPSRQALLHSDWVQPGTHITAVGADAPGKQELDPALVARADRIIVDAIAQCSQYGEVAHALGCGRIDANQLIELGTLLAGRAKGREHDSQITLADLTGVAVQDAQVASHALAALCT; encoded by the coding sequence ATGAGGGTCTTCAGCAAGGCGCAGATCGTCGCCCATTTCAACCCGGAGTTGGCGGTCAGCCAACTGGAGGAAGGCTTCATCGCCTATTCCGAAGGCAAGGTGCAGGTGCCGCCCGTGCAGGGCTTCGCATTCAAGGGCGCGAACGGTGACTGTTGCGTGAAGTCGGCCTACATCGAAGGCAGCCCGACCTTCACCGTCAAGCTTTCGACAGGCTTCTACGACAACCCGTCCAAGGGCCTGCCGAGCAATGATGGCTTGATGCTTGTGTTGTCTGCACACACCGGTCAGCCGCTGGCACTGCTGCAGGACCAAGGCTGGCTGACTGCCATGCGCACCGCGTTGGCCGGGCGTATCGCCGCCCGGCTGCTGGCGCCATCCCAGGTCAAGGCCATTGGCATCCTCGGCACCGGCATGCAGGCGCAGATGCAGCTTGAGCAGCTTCGCGCGGTGACCGATTGTCGCCAGGTGATTGTCTGGGGCCGGCATGAACGCGGGCTTGCGGCCTATACCGCATTTGCCCGCGAACTGGGCTTCGCAGTGCACAGCACGCAGGATGCGGCCGAGGTTGCGGGCGCGGCAAACCTGATCGTCTGCACCACGCCTTCTCGCCAGGCGCTGTTGCACAGCGATTGGGTCCAGCCGGGTACGCATATCACCGCCGTCGGTGCCGATGCACCCGGCAAGCAGGAACTGGACCCGGCACTGGTGGCAAGGGCGGACCGCATCATCGTCGACGCCATCGCCCAGTGCAGCCAGTACGGCGAAGTGGCCCATGCCCTCGGCTGTGGCCGCATCGACGCTAACCAGCTGATCGAGCTGGGTACGCTGCTGGCTGGCCGTGCCAAGGGGCGTGAGCACGACAGCCAGATTACCTTGGCGGACCTGACCGGTGTTGCAGTGCAGGATGCACAAGTCGCAAGCCACGCCTTGGCCGCCCTGTGCACCTGA
- a CDS encoding alpha/beta hydrolase family protein has translation MFRYFPTNYVWNLSVDLAIEMGARMGEIEEMCAPLQEAAKQPDAAGTQAFREIWSTMADKLCGLAEEDETAGRRLSAGEKYNRAATYYLTCERLQAHGAPGRAALYQRFLDTFARGIDLAKENCERVEIPYEGKHLSGLLVRAEGVSGPAPLLVQVNGLDSTKEMKYRVGLPAWLARRGVSSLIVDQPGTGEALRLHGMTARHDSEHWASRIVDWLETRADVDARRIGLEGVSLGGYYCPRAVAFEPRFACGVVWGANHDWRDVQKRRLEKEGNFPVPHYWAHVQWVWGAKDLDDFMRIAENVHLDGVLDRIHVPFLVTHGEKDSQIPLKWAHRTYEQLVNSPKRELKIFTDREGGVQHSSFDNSINAGHYIADWIAETLGGHTA, from the coding sequence ATGTTCCGTTACTTCCCCACCAATTACGTCTGGAACCTCTCGGTGGATCTGGCCATCGAAATGGGTGCCCGCATGGGTGAAATCGAGGAAATGTGCGCACCGCTGCAGGAAGCCGCCAAACAGCCCGACGCCGCCGGCACCCAGGCCTTCCGGGAAATATGGTCGACCATGGCCGACAAGCTGTGCGGCTTGGCCGAAGAGGACGAAACCGCCGGCCGACGCTTGTCCGCCGGCGAAAAATACAACCGCGCGGCCACCTATTACCTCACCTGCGAACGCTTGCAGGCCCACGGCGCGCCGGGTCGTGCAGCCTTGTATCAGCGCTTCCTCGACACCTTCGCCCGTGGCATCGATCTGGCCAAGGAGAACTGTGAGCGCGTAGAGATCCCGTATGAAGGCAAGCACCTCTCGGGACTGCTGGTGCGCGCAGAAGGCGTGAGTGGCCCGGCACCGCTGCTGGTGCAAGTCAACGGGCTGGATTCAACCAAGGAAATGAAATACCGCGTCGGCCTGCCTGCCTGGCTGGCCAGGCGAGGCGTGTCGTCGCTGATTGTCGACCAGCCCGGCACCGGCGAAGCGCTTCGCCTCCACGGCATGACGGCACGCCATGACAGCGAACACTGGGCCAGCCGCATAGTGGACTGGCTGGAAACCCGTGCTGATGTCGATGCCAGGCGCATCGGCCTGGAAGGCGTTTCCCTGGGCGGCTACTACTGTCCGCGCGCAGTGGCGTTCGAACCGCGCTTTGCTTGCGGCGTGGTGTGGGGCGCCAACCACGACTGGCGCGACGTGCAGAAGCGTCGCCTGGAGAAGGAAGGCAACTTCCCGGTGCCGCACTACTGGGCGCACGTGCAATGGGTCTGGGGGGCGAAGGACCTGGACGACTTCATGCGCATCGCCGAAAACGTACACCTCGACGGTGTCCTCGACCGTATCCACGTACCGTTCCTGGTCACCCACGGCGAGAAAGACTCGCAGATCCCGCTCAAATGGGCACACCGCACCTACGAGCAACTGGTCAACAGCCCGAAACGCGAACTGAAGATTTTCACTGACCGTGAAGGTGGCGTGCAGCATTCGAGCTTCGATAACAGCATCAATGCCGGGCACTACATCGCCGACTGGATCGCCGAAACCCTTGGCGGCCACACGGCCTGA
- a CDS encoding threonine/serine dehydratase: MPATPSVDAQFLDTLHQNIQDAHAALRPAVSITPLLHSPRLSALTGCEVLLKCEHLQHTGSFKFRGASNKMRLLPAEARKQGVIAASSGNHGQALALAGKMAGVPVKVYTTTGASAYKTEAMRALGAEVVCLPTDPLSAELEAARQAKAQGVPFVSPYNDLQVIAGQGTIGMELLEQAPDLDAVFVAVGGGGMISGIGAALRVLKPGTEIIGCWPANDPTLQQSLKAGEIIELDACETLSDGTAGGVEPGSITFPLCQALLTDTVLVSEDEIRCAMRDIASSERWIIEGAAAVAVAGMQRLAERYQGKRVAVILCGRNILLEKFLEAVQ, from the coding sequence ATGCCAGCCACCCCGTCCGTTGATGCCCAGTTCCTTGATACATTGCACCAAAACATTCAGGACGCCCACGCGGCGCTCCGCCCGGCCGTCAGCATTACCCCGCTCTTGCACAGCCCTCGTTTGTCGGCACTGACCGGCTGTGAAGTGCTGCTCAAATGCGAACACCTGCAGCACACCGGTTCGTTCAAGTTTCGCGGTGCCAGCAACAAGATGCGCCTGTTGCCGGCCGAGGCACGCAAGCAGGGGGTGATAGCCGCCTCATCCGGTAACCATGGGCAGGCCCTGGCCCTGGCCGGCAAGATGGCTGGCGTGCCAGTGAAGGTCTACACCACCACGGGCGCATCGGCATACAAAACAGAGGCAATGCGCGCGCTGGGCGCCGAAGTGGTCTGCCTGCCCACCGACCCGCTGAGTGCAGAGCTGGAAGCAGCCAGGCAAGCCAAGGCCCAGGGCGTACCTTTCGTGTCACCTTACAACGACCTGCAAGTCATTGCCGGCCAGGGCACCATAGGCATGGAGTTGCTCGAGCAGGCGCCAGACCTGGACGCGGTGTTCGTCGCCGTGGGCGGTGGCGGGATGATTTCCGGCATCGGCGCCGCCCTGCGCGTACTCAAGCCGGGCACTGAGATCATCGGCTGCTGGCCGGCGAATGACCCAACCCTGCAGCAATCACTCAAGGCCGGTGAAATCATCGAATTGGATGCCTGCGAAACGCTGTCGGATGGCACGGCCGGCGGCGTCGAGCCAGGCTCCATCACCTTCCCGCTTTGCCAGGCGCTGCTCACCGATACCGTGTTGGTCAGCGAGGATGAAATCCGCTGCGCCATGCGCGACATCGCCAGCAGTGAGCGCTGGATCATCGAAGGCGCTGCTGCGGTTGCGGTCGCCGGCATGCAGAGGCTCGCCGAACGCTATCAGGGCAAGCGTGTCGCCGTGATCCTGTGTGGCCGTAACATCCTGCTGGAAAAGTTCCTCGAGGCCGTTCAATGA